In the Enterococcus saigonensis genome, one interval contains:
- the walK gene encoding cell wall metabolism sensor histidine kinase WalK: MNKKVRFFQSVNFKIALAFILILIISIEIIGAYFIRGLENKTIESFTTSMNRQAASLSGTLGSELSKDNDKDTDAADASIQRIIDTNKSGDIIEIRVVDEKGIVRATTNVSDRSARGKKNDYRDIDDLAVKSEMAIDDATGNRVYINVQPIQSPTGDSIIGAVYIKSDIEKQYLEIQNTALIFVTASIIAAAISIVVAVLVSRSITQPIGEMREQARRIARGDYSRKVAVYGKDELGQLAETFNQLGDRIEETQEAMEAERNRLDSVLSHMTDGVIATDRRGKVITINEMAINLLNVTSEEAVGHSILELLDIEEDYTLRKLLENPDEMLISREAVDGSEIILRTDFSMIRRESGFISGLVAVMHDVTEQEKTEQERREFVSNVSHELRTPLTSMRSYIEALSEGAWQDKEIAPNFLKVTLDETDRMIRMINDLLNLSRMDNGRNTMQLEYINFNELVNFVLDRFDMMMNSQDQKKKYKIRREFTKRELWVEVDTDKMMQVIDNIMNNAIKYSPDGGTIIVRLMETHNNIVLSIQDQGLGIPKKDLQKVFDRFYRVDKARARKQGGTGLGLAISKEVIKSHGGTIWAESKENKGSTFFITLPYEPYEGEWWE, encoded by the coding sequence ATGAATAAGAAAGTTCGCTTTTTTCAATCGGTGAACTTTAAAATCGCCCTGGCATTTATCTTGATCTTAATTATTTCGATCGAGATTATCGGGGCGTATTTTATTCGCGGATTGGAAAATAAAACGATCGAAAGTTTTACCACCAGTATGAACCGACAAGCAGCAAGCTTATCTGGCACGCTTGGCTCAGAACTGAGCAAGGATAATGATAAAGACACAGATGCAGCAGATGCGTCAATCCAGCGAATAATTGATACGAATAAAAGTGGCGATATCATTGAAATTAGGGTAGTGGATGAAAAAGGTATCGTCAGGGCAACTACGAATGTTTCAGACCGTAGTGCTCGAGGTAAAAAAAATGATTATCGCGATATTGATGATCTAGCGGTAAAATCCGAAATGGCTATTGATGATGCAACTGGAAATCGAGTCTATATAAATGTGCAGCCGATTCAATCTCCCACCGGGGATAGTATTATTGGTGCAGTTTATATTAAAAGTGATATTGAAAAACAATACTTAGAAATTCAAAATACAGCTCTGATTTTTGTGACAGCTTCAATTATAGCTGCCGCGATTTCAATTGTAGTAGCTGTATTGGTGTCTCGGTCAATTACGCAGCCGATTGGCGAAATGCGAGAACAAGCAAGAAGAATTGCTAGAGGTGATTATAGCCGTAAGGTCGCTGTTTATGGGAAAGATGAATTAGGGCAGCTGGCAGAAACATTTAATCAGTTGGGTGATCGAATTGAAGAAACCCAAGAAGCCATGGAAGCCGAACGAAATCGCTTAGATAGTGTCCTTTCGCATATGACAGATGGCGTTATTGCTACTGATAGACGTGGCAAGGTGATTACGATTAATGAAATGGCAATAAATCTTTTGAATGTGACAAGTGAAGAAGCTGTAGGTCACTCTATCCTAGAGCTTTTGGATATTGAAGAAGATTACACTTTGCGTAAATTATTAGAAAATCCCGATGAAATGTTAATTTCTCGGGAAGCAGTAGATGGTAGTGAGATTATTTTACGAACGGATTTTTCAATGATTCGACGAGAATCAGGGTTTATCAGCGGGTTGGTAGCAGTCATGCATGATGTTACTGAACAGGAGAAAACAGAGCAAGAACGGCGTGAGTTTGTTTCAAACGTTTCCCATGAATTGCGCACGCCATTAACTAGTATGCGAAGTTACATTGAAGCTTTAAGTGAAGGGGCTTGGCAAGATAAAGAGATTGCTCCTAATTTCTTAAAAGTGACTTTAGATGAAACAGATCGTATGATTCGCATGATTAATGATCTTTTGAACTTATCGCGGATGGATAATGGTAGAAACACTATGCAATTAGAATATATCAACTTTAATGAACTAGTAAATTTTGTTTTGGATCGTTTTGATATGATGATGAATTCTCAAGACCAAAAGAAAAAATACAAAATTCGTCGAGAGTTCACTAAACGAGAATTATGGGTTGAGGTGGACACAGATAAAATGATGCAAGTGATTGATAATATCATGAATAACGCCATTAAATATTCGCCAGATGGCGGTACTATTATCGTTCGTTTGATGGAAACCCATAATAATATTGTGTTGAGCATCCAAGATCAAGGATTAGGTATTCCGAAAAAAGATCTTCAAAAAGTATTTGATCGTTTTTATCGTGTAGATAAAGCAAGAGCTCGAAAACAAGGTGGGACTGGCTTAGGTTTAGCCATTTCAAAAGAAGTAATTAAGTCTCATGGCGGTACTATTTGGGCTGAAAGTAAAGAAAACAAAGGCTCAACTTTCTTTATTACATTACCTTATGAACCATATGAGGGGGAATGGTGGGAATGA
- the yycF gene encoding response regulator YycF, translating into MKKILVVDDEKPISDIVKFNLTKEGYEVHTAFDGEEALEKVKEVEPDLILLDLMLPKIDGLEVAREVRKNYDMPIIMVTAKDSEIDKVLGLELGADDYVTKPFSNRELVARVKANLRRGSTAAKEVEEAPNSELVIGDLTIQPEAYMVMKNGEAIELTHREFELLHYLAKHIGQVMTREHLLQTVWGYDYFGDVRTVDVTVRRLREKIEDNPSHPNYLVTRRGVGYYLRNPEQE; encoded by the coding sequence ATGAAGAAAATATTAGTTGTTGACGATGAGAAACCAATTTCAGATATCGTCAAATTCAATTTAACCAAGGAAGGTTATGAGGTACACACTGCTTTTGATGGAGAAGAAGCTCTGGAAAAAGTGAAAGAAGTCGAGCCGGACTTGATTTTATTGGATTTAATGTTGCCCAAAATTGATGGATTAGAAGTAGCGCGGGAAGTTCGCAAAAACTATGATATGCCAATTATCATGGTGACAGCTAAAGATTCTGAAATCGATAAAGTTTTAGGCTTGGAATTAGGGGCAGATGATTATGTAACCAAGCCTTTTTCTAACCGTGAACTCGTAGCGCGAGTTAAAGCTAACTTACGACGTGGATCTACTGCGGCTAAAGAAGTTGAAGAAGCACCAAACTCCGAACTTGTTATTGGGGATTTGACTATTCAACCAGAAGCATACATGGTTATGAAAAATGGTGAGGCTATTGAATTAACCCATCGGGAATTTGAGTTGTTACATTATTTGGCAAAACATATTGGCCAAGTAATGACTAGAGAGCACTTATTACAAACTGTATGGGGTTATGATTATTTTGGAGATGTTCGCACCGTTGACGTAACAGTCCGACGCTTACGAGAAAAAATTGAAGATAATCCAAGTCATCCCAATTATTTAGTGACACGAAGAGGCGTAGGTTACTACTTGCGCAATCCGGAACAGGAGTAA
- a CDS encoding DegV family protein: MTKEKIALLVDSGTDVPQEIIDAHHMYTIPLKIIYKDREYTDKVDITPEEIYAKLSQEIPSTSLPDGDTINKIFDQIKKDGYTHVLAITISGGLSGTNNAVRLLGEHYEGLTTYAFDTKNIGIGAGLQAIRATDLLQAGLSFSELITQLEKEVLQNKVYFNVATLEYLQKGGRIGLVASILGNALKLNPIISCNDEGIYYTVAKARGRKKSLEKSLSLIRAAVGNHQKIRLAIAHGDALEEAKMMMEVLKKEFPQVKEFFFGQISPALVVHTGPGLLGFGIQALD, encoded by the coding sequence ATGACTAAAGAAAAAATTGCATTACTAGTTGATTCTGGAACAGATGTACCGCAAGAAATAATTGATGCCCATCATATGTACACTATTCCTTTAAAAATTATTTATAAAGATCGCGAATATACCGATAAAGTAGATATTACGCCAGAAGAAATTTATGCGAAATTAAGTCAAGAGATTCCATCAACTTCTCTACCAGATGGCGATACGATTAACAAAATTTTTGATCAAATAAAAAAAGATGGCTATACACACGTCCTAGCTATTACAATTTCAGGTGGTTTAAGTGGTACAAATAACGCTGTTCGTCTTTTAGGGGAACATTATGAAGGTTTGACTACGTATGCTTTTGATACTAAAAATATTGGAATTGGTGCAGGATTACAAGCGATTCGCGCAACAGATCTTTTACAGGCAGGATTATCCTTTTCAGAACTCATTACACAGTTGGAAAAAGAAGTCTTGCAAAATAAAGTCTATTTCAATGTAGCTACTTTAGAGTATCTGCAAAAGGGCGGGCGAATTGGTTTGGTAGCTTCAATTTTAGGAAATGCATTAAAATTGAATCCAATTATTTCATGTAATGATGAAGGGATTTATTACACCGTGGCTAAAGCGAGAGGACGTAAGAAAAGTTTGGAAAAATCTTTGAGTTTGATTCGTGCAGCAGTAGGAAATCACCAAAAGATACGTTTGGCGATAGCCCATGGCGATGCGTTGGAAGAAGCAAAAATGATGATGGAAGTTTTAAAAAAAGAATTTCCTCAAGTAAAAGAATTTTTCTTTGGACAAATTTCTCCTGCATTAGTGGTGCATACCGGACCAGGATTGTTGGGTTTTGGGATTCAAGCGTTGGATTGA
- a CDS encoding DUF1836 domain-containing protein, which translates to MNAIFQNEALKKWGEEIKEFHLPRWDQLPDLELYMDQVIQLVDQYLSPVTTGDKHPLLTKSMVNNYVKLGLIPPPIKKRYTRTHVAFLLAITALKQVLTIPEIKEAIVFQGRTDGIREAYDFFCREQESAIHLIARQAQGKGVSYPTEPIPFAYLAARTATIAFANKILAEKVISCEIDYLRKGENND; encoded by the coding sequence ATGAATGCTATTTTTCAAAATGAAGCTTTAAAAAAGTGGGGCGAAGAGATTAAGGAGTTCCATTTGCCACGTTGGGATCAATTACCTGACTTGGAATTATATATGGATCAAGTAATTCAATTGGTGGACCAATATCTATCACCAGTAACAACCGGCGATAAGCACCCACTTTTAACCAAATCGATGGTGAATAATTACGTTAAATTGGGATTAATTCCCCCACCTATAAAAAAACGTTACACGAGGACTCACGTTGCGTTTTTATTAGCCATTACAGCATTAAAGCAAGTCTTAACAATTCCAGAAATAAAAGAGGCAATCGTTTTTCAAGGAAGAACTGATGGAATCCGAGAAGCTTACGATTTTTTTTGTCGCGAACAAGAAAGTGCAATTCACTTGATTGCCCGCCAAGCACAAGGAAAAGGTGTAAGTTACCCTACAGAACCGATTCCGTTTGCTTACTTAGCTGCTCGAACAGCTACGATTGCTTTTGCCAATAAAATTTTAGCTGAAAAGGTTATTAGTTGTGAGATTGATTATTTACGAAAAGGAGAAAATAATGACTAA